The following are encoded together in the Serratia odorifera genome:
- the trxC gene encoding thioredoxin TrxC: MNTVCAACNATNRVPEDRLTDGAKCGRCGHELFDGDVINATAATFDQLLKDDLPIVVDFWAPWCGPCRNFAPIFEDVAEERAGKVRFVKINTEAEPELSARFRIRSIPTIMLFRDGKMVDMLNGAMPKAPFDNWLNELV; encoded by the coding sequence ATGAATACAGTTTGTGCAGCGTGTAACGCCACCAATCGCGTTCCGGAAGATCGTCTGACAGACGGCGCCAAGTGCGGGCGCTGTGGCCATGAATTATTCGACGGTGACGTCATCAACGCCACTGCCGCGACCTTTGACCAGTTGTTAAAAGACGATCTGCCGATCGTGGTCGATTTCTGGGCACCGTGGTGCGGCCCGTGCCGCAACTTTGCACCGATTTTCGAAGACGTGGCCGAAGAACGCGCCGGCAAAGTTCGTTTCGTCAAGATCAACACCGAAGCCGAACCGGAGCTGAGCGCCCGTTTCCGCATCCGCAGCATTCCAACCATTATGCTTTTCCGCGATGGTAAAATGGTCGACATGCTCAACGGTGCCATGCCCAAAGCGCCATTTGACAATTGGCTCAATGAGCTAGTCTAA
- a CDS encoding MFS family transporter → MTETTSGVADNTAAEAHDKKQRIFAIVGASSGNLVEWFDFYVYSFCSIYFASSFFPAGNSTTQLLQTAGIFAAGFFMRPIGGWLFGYIADKHGRKNSMMISVCMMCAGSLAIACLPGYAAIGYWAPVLLLVARLFQGLSVGGEYGTSATYMSEVAIAGRRGFFASFQYVTLIGGQLLALLVLVALQQVLSADELKAWGWRIPFALGAVLAIVALFLRRALNETSDAKTRNHKDAGSLTGLWKNRRAFLMVLGFTAGGSLSFYTFTTYMQKYLVNTAGMDAKLASGIMTAALFVFMLLQPVIGGLSDRIGRRNSMLTFATLATLLTVPILFTLKSVTNPYLAFGLIVVALLIVSFYTAISGLLKAEMFPPEVRALGVGLSYAVANAMFGGSAEYVALSLKSFGIENAFFWYVSGMCLLALIVSLRLHAKGKEIQL, encoded by the coding sequence ATGACAGAAACAACCTCGGGTGTAGCAGACAACACGGCGGCGGAGGCGCACGATAAGAAACAGCGCATTTTTGCCATTGTGGGGGCTTCGTCAGGTAACCTGGTGGAGTGGTTTGACTTCTACGTTTACTCCTTCTGTTCGATTTACTTTGCTTCATCATTTTTCCCGGCAGGTAACAGCACCACCCAGTTATTGCAAACCGCCGGCATATTCGCCGCCGGTTTTTTCATGCGCCCGATCGGCGGCTGGCTGTTTGGTTATATTGCCGACAAACATGGCCGTAAGAATTCGATGATGATTTCGGTATGCATGATGTGTGCAGGATCGTTGGCGATTGCCTGTTTACCGGGCTATGCCGCGATTGGTTATTGGGCGCCGGTGTTGCTGCTGGTCGCACGGCTGTTCCAGGGGCTGTCGGTCGGAGGCGAATACGGCACCAGTGCTACCTATATGAGTGAGGTGGCGATTGCCGGTCGTCGCGGATTTTTTGCCTCTTTCCAATACGTTACTCTGATCGGCGGCCAGTTGTTGGCATTATTGGTTCTGGTGGCGCTGCAACAGGTGTTGTCTGCCGATGAATTGAAGGCCTGGGGCTGGCGCATCCCGTTTGCACTCGGCGCGGTGTTGGCGATTGTCGCGTTGTTTCTGCGCCGTGCGTTGAACGAAACCTCTGATGCCAAAACCCGTAATCATAAGGACGCGGGTTCACTAACCGGGCTGTGGAAGAATCGCCGGGCTTTCTTGATGGTATTGGGTTTTACCGCTGGCGGTTCGCTGAGTTTCTACACCTTTACCACCTATATGCAAAAATATCTGGTCAACACCGCGGGCATGGATGCCAAGCTGGCCAGCGGCATCATGACCGCCGCCTTATTTGTCTTTATGTTGCTGCAACCGGTGATTGGCGGGCTGTCTGACCGTATTGGTCGCCGCAATTCGATGCTGACTTTTGCCACCCTGGCAACGCTGCTGACGGTTCCTATCCTGTTTACGCTAAAAAGCGTCACCAATCCATACCTGGCGTTTGGCTTGATCGTCGTGGCCTTGTTGATCGTCAGTTTTTATACCGCTATCAGCGGTCTGCTTAAGGCCGAGATGTTCCCACCGGAGGTGAGGGCGCTGGGGGTGGGGCTGTCTTATGCGGTAGCCAACGCCATGTTTGGCGGCTCGGCCGAATACGTGGCGTTGTCATTGAAATCGTTTGGTATCGAAAATGCCTTCTTCTGGTATGTGTCCGGCATGTGCCTGTTGGCGTTGATAGTCTCACTGCGGCTGCATGCCAAGGGGAAAGAGATTCAGCTCTAG
- the metN gene encoding methionine ABC transporter ATP-binding protein MetN gives MIKLSNITKVFQQGSRSITALSDVTLHVPAGQIYGVIGSSGAGKSTLIRCANMLERPTSGQVLVDGQDLTSLSESELTRARRQIGMIFQHFNLLSSRTVFGNVALPLELDSTPRADIKKRVSELLELVGLSDKHDAYPANLSGGQKQRVAIARALASNPKVLLCDEATSALDPATTRSILELLKDINRRLGLTILLITHEMDVVKRICDQVAVISQGQLIEKDSVSEVFSHPKTPLAQQFIQSTLHLDIPDDYALRLSPDRTGDRQPLLRLEFTGQSVDAPLLSEAARRFNVNNNIISAQMDYAGGVKFGVMLAELHGSDEDALATIKFLQENQVKVEVLGYV, from the coding sequence ATGATTAAACTTTCTAACATCACCAAAGTGTTTCAGCAGGGTTCGCGCTCCATCACTGCGCTGTCAGACGTGACTCTCCACGTCCCTGCCGGACAGATCTACGGCGTTATCGGCTCCTCCGGCGCCGGTAAAAGCACGCTGATTCGCTGCGCCAACATGCTTGAGCGCCCTACCTCCGGCCAGGTACTGGTTGACGGACAGGATCTGACCTCGCTGTCGGAAAGCGAACTGACGCGCGCGCGTCGCCAGATTGGCATGATCTTCCAGCACTTTAATCTGTTGTCATCCCGCACGGTGTTTGGCAACGTTGCGCTGCCGCTGGAGCTGGATAGCACCCCGCGCGCGGACATCAAAAAGCGCGTCAGCGAATTGCTGGAGCTGGTCGGCCTGTCAGACAAGCATGACGCCTACCCCGCCAACCTGTCCGGCGGGCAAAAACAGCGCGTGGCTATCGCCCGTGCGCTGGCCAGCAACCCCAAGGTGCTGTTGTGTGACGAAGCCACCAGCGCACTGGACCCGGCGACCACCCGCTCCATTCTGGAGCTGTTGAAAGATATCAACCGCCGCCTCGGCTTGACCATTCTGTTGATCACCCACGAAATGGACGTGGTAAAGCGCATTTGCGATCAGGTTGCCGTAATCAGCCAGGGCCAACTGATTGAAAAAGACAGCGTCAGTGAAGTGTTCTCGCATCCCAAGACGCCGCTGGCGCAGCAATTTATTCAATCCACGCTGCATCTGGATATTCCTGACGACTACGCATTGCGTCTGAGCCCAGACCGCACCGGCGATCGCCAACCGCTGCTGCGCCTGGAGTTCACCGGCCAATCGGTCGATGCGCCACTGCTATCGGAAGCCGCTCGCCGCTTCAACGTCAACAACAACATTATCAGTGCGCAAATGGATTACGCCGGCGGAGTGAAGTTCGGCGTAATGCTGGCCGAGCTGCACGGCAGCGATGAAGACGCACTGGCGACAATTAAGTTCCTGCAAGAAAATCAGGTAAAAGTAGAGGTTCTGGGTTATGTCTGA
- the rcsF gene encoding Rcs stress response system protein RcsF — MRALPLCLLALTLGGCSMLRTEPTSTNSTSKPTATTPSKTTPAARPAPVKLYKSAEELVGKPFRDLGEVSGESCQTTVQDSPPNMATARKRMQIRASYMKANAVLLHDCQIVSGVAGCYQQAVCQGSALNVSSK; from the coding sequence ATGCGTGCTTTACCTCTCTGTTTGTTAGCGCTTACGCTAGGTGGCTGCTCCATGCTGCGTACCGAGCCAACCTCAACAAACAGTACCAGCAAACCAACGGCGACCACGCCAAGCAAAACCACACCTGCAGCGCGCCCGGCGCCGGTCAAGCTGTATAAAAGCGCCGAAGAGCTGGTCGGCAAGCCATTCCGCGATCTGGGAGAAGTGTCTGGCGAGTCTTGCCAAACCACCGTTCAGGATTCACCGCCGAACATGGCAACCGCACGTAAACGCATGCAGATCCGTGCGTCCTACATGAAGGCCAACGCCGTATTACTGCACGACTGCCAGATTGTCAGCGGTGTAGCCGGTTGTTATCAACAAGCCGTTTGCCAGGGTTCTGCGCTTAACGTCTCGTCCAAATGA
- the pssA gene encoding CDP-diacylglycerol--serine O-phosphatidyltransferase — MLSKFKRSKHQQHLAQLPKLPQTVADVRTLYTPSDYRAALLDAIANATQRIYLVALYLEHDDAGRDILNALYLAKQNRPELEVCVLVDWHRAQRGRIGAEATNTNADWYCSMADQHPDASVPVYGVPVNTREAMGVLHLKGFVIDDTVIYSGASINDVYLHQHEKYRYDRYQLISNVVLADTMIDYIKQHLLTAGAVQRLDRCDRPSSPEIKNETRNFRFALRRAGYHFRGKAGNDELAVTPLVGLGKQSVLNKTIHHLMACADQKLTLCTPYFNLPALLVRNIIYLLRQGKQVEIIVGDKTANDFYIPEDQPFKIIGALPYLYEINLRRFLTRLQRYVDTGQLIVRLWKDGDNSYHLKGMWVDDEWQLITGNNLNPRAWRLDLENAILIHDPKQEMREQRHRELECIRTHTTVVSHFQELQSIQQYPIKVRKLIRRLRRIRIDRLISRIL; from the coding sequence ATGTTGTCAAAATTTAAACGTAGCAAACATCAACAACACCTTGCACAATTGCCAAAACTCCCCCAGACGGTGGCCGATGTCCGTACTCTATACACGCCGTCTGATTATCGCGCCGCCCTGCTCGATGCTATCGCCAACGCAACGCAACGCATTTATCTGGTGGCTCTGTACCTGGAACACGACGATGCCGGCCGCGATATTCTGAACGCACTGTATCTTGCCAAGCAAAACCGTCCTGAACTGGAAGTTTGCGTACTGGTCGACTGGCACCGCGCACAACGCGGGCGCATTGGCGCCGAGGCGACCAATACCAATGCCGACTGGTACTGTTCAATGGCAGACCAGCACCCTGACGCATCGGTCCCGGTATACGGCGTGCCGGTAAATACCCGCGAAGCCATGGGCGTACTGCACCTGAAGGGTTTTGTCATTGATGACACCGTGATCTATAGCGGTGCCAGCATTAACGACGTGTATCTGCATCAGCATGAAAAATACCGTTACGACCGTTACCAGCTGATTAGCAACGTCGTGCTGGCCGACACCATGATCGATTACATCAAACAGCATTTACTGACCGCCGGGGCCGTGCAACGCCTCGATCGCTGCGATCGCCCCAGCAGCCCGGAGATCAAAAACGAAACACGGAACTTTCGCTTTGCGCTACGCAGAGCGGGCTACCACTTCCGTGGCAAGGCGGGTAATGATGAACTGGCGGTAACGCCACTGGTGGGTTTAGGCAAGCAAAGCGTGTTGAACAAAACCATTCATCACCTGATGGCCTGCGCCGACCAAAAACTGACGCTATGCACACCATACTTCAACCTGCCGGCGTTGCTGGTACGCAATATCATTTATCTGCTGCGTCAGGGTAAACAGGTAGAAATCATCGTCGGTGACAAAACCGCCAACGATTTTTATATCCCGGAAGATCAACCGTTCAAGATCATCGGCGCGCTGCCATACCTGTACGAAATCAACCTGCGCCGTTTTCTGACGCGCTTGCAGCGTTATGTCGATACCGGACAACTGATTGTTCGCCTATGGAAAGACGGCGATAACAGCTACCATCTGAAAGGCATGTGGGTCGATGATGAATGGCAGTTAATCACCGGCAATAACCTGAATCCGCGCGCCTGGCGCCTCGATCTGGAAAACGCCATCCTGATCCACGATCCCAAGCAGGAAATGCGCGAGCAGCGCCACAGAGAGTTGGAGTGCATCCGCACCCATACCACCGTAGTGAGCCACTTCCAAGAGTTGCAAAGCATTCAGCAGTACCCGATCAAAGTGCGCAAGCTAATCCGCCGTTTGCGTCGGATCCGCATTGACCGATTGATAAGCCGTATACTTTAA
- the tsaA gene encoding tRNA (N6-threonylcarbamoyladenosine(37)-N6)-methyltransferase TrmO, translating to MTEFVFNQIGTIRSPYKEKFAVPRQPGLVEDGGGELVLLPPYNQAEAVRGLGEFSHLWVMFIFHQTMDGGWRPTVRPPRLGGNTRMGVFATRSTFRPNPLGMSLVELTGIRVHGGEVVLELGSLDLVDGTPVVDIKPYLPFAESQPQAIAGFAQDAPPADMPVCFSPQAEQQLNDNLTRYPNLRRFISQVLAQDPRPAYRKGEKTDRDYAVWLLDFNVRWRVVDEVSEVLSLERR from the coding sequence ATGACCGAGTTCGTCTTTAATCAGATCGGTACTATCCGTTCACCGTACAAGGAAAAGTTCGCCGTACCCCGTCAGCCGGGACTGGTGGAAGACGGTGGCGGAGAGCTGGTTCTGCTGCCGCCTTACAATCAGGCAGAAGCGGTTCGCGGTCTTGGCGAGTTCAGCCATCTATGGGTGATGTTTATCTTCCATCAAACCATGGACGGCGGCTGGCGGCCAACCGTGCGCCCACCACGCCTCGGCGGCAATACCCGCATGGGCGTGTTTGCCACCCGCTCGACCTTTCGCCCCAACCCGCTCGGCATGTCGCTGGTTGAGCTGACCGGCATCCGCGTTCACGGCGGCGAAGTGGTGCTGGAACTGGGCAGCCTGGATCTGGTTGACGGCACGCCGGTAGTGGATATCAAGCCCTATCTGCCGTTTGCCGAAAGCCAGCCGCAGGCGATAGCCGGTTTTGCACAGGATGCCCCGCCTGCCGATATGCCGGTGTGCTTTTCGCCGCAAGCGGAACAGCAACTGAATGACAATCTGACACGCTACCCCAACCTGCGTCGTTTTATCAGCCAGGTACTGGCGCAAGACCCGCGCCCCGCCTACCGCAAAGGCGAGAAAACCGATCGTGATTACGCGGTCTGGCTGCTGGATTTCAACGTGCGCTGGCGGGTCGTTGACGAGGTGAGCGAAGTGCTTTCACTCGAGCGCCGTTAA
- a CDS encoding bifunctional acetate--CoA ligase family protein/GNAT family N-acetyltransferase codes for MSQRGLEALLRPKSIAVIGASQQPGRAGFLMMRNLLNGGFGGPVLPVTPRYHAVCGVMAYPDVASLPLTPDLAVLCTHASRNLELLEALGERGCKTAIVLSSPPAQFPQLKACAQRYAMRLLGPNSLGLLAPWQGINASFSPVPIQKGKLAFISQSAAVANTVLDWAQQREVGFSYFIALGDSLDIDVDDLLDFLARDGKTSAILLYLENINDARRFLSASRSASRNKPILVIKSGRSQQAQRLLNSQQGLDAAYDAAIQRAGLLRVQDTHELFSAVETLSHMHPLRGERLMVVSNGAAPAAMALDELLRRNGKLAVPSEATQTAIGNVLPEVIHLGNPIDLRDDATPARYLATVEALLDSTDYDALLLIHAPSAAAPGTDTAETLIDAIRRHPRGKRITLLTNWCGEYSSQEARRLFTEAGIPTYRTPEGAVTAFMHMVEYRRNQKQLKETPALPIGLTANTAEAHQLIHQALEEGAKQLDTHEVQPILQAYGLSTLPTWIAGDSAEAVHIAEQIGYPVALKLRSPDIPHKSEVQGVMLYLRTAVEVQRAADAILDRVKRTYPQARIHGLLVQSMANRAGAQELRIAVEQDPIFGPLIMLGEGGLEWRQENQVAVALPPLNMALARYLVLQAVKGGKIRGRSALRPLDIPGLSRLLVQVSNLILDCPEITRLDIHPVLAAGDEFTLLDVSMQLAPFSGDPQARLAIRPYPHELEETITLKDGSHCLFRPILPEDEPALKHFIDRVTKEDLYYRYFSEINEFTHDDLANMTQIDYDREMAFVAVRQGEEIIGVTRAMSDPDNTDAEFAVLVRSDLKGLGLGRQLLEKLIGYAHSHGLLRLTGITMPNNRGMVALAEKLGFAVDVQLEDGIVNLTLPLRTGTEK; via the coding sequence ATGAGCCAGCGAGGCCTGGAAGCGCTTTTGCGTCCCAAATCGATTGCCGTGATTGGCGCATCCCAACAGCCTGGACGTGCCGGATTCCTGATGATGCGCAATCTGCTGAACGGTGGCTTTGGCGGCCCGGTGTTGCCGGTCACGCCGCGTTATCACGCGGTATGTGGCGTAATGGCCTATCCTGACGTCGCCAGCCTGCCGCTAACGCCCGATCTCGCCGTACTCTGCACCCACGCCAGCCGTAATCTGGAACTCCTTGAAGCGCTCGGCGAACGCGGCTGCAAAACCGCCATTGTGCTGTCGTCACCACCGGCGCAGTTCCCACAGTTGAAAGCCTGCGCGCAGCGTTACGCCATGCGGCTGCTCGGCCCCAATAGCCTGGGGTTACTGGCGCCGTGGCAAGGCATCAACGCCAGTTTCTCGCCGGTACCGATACAGAAAGGCAAACTGGCGTTTATTTCACAGTCCGCCGCGGTGGCCAACACCGTTCTTGACTGGGCACAACAGCGTGAAGTCGGTTTCTCTTATTTTATCGCGCTCGGCGACAGCCTGGATATCGACGTTGACGACCTGCTGGACTTTTTGGCACGCGACGGCAAAACCAGCGCCATTTTGCTGTATCTGGAAAATATCAACGATGCCCGCCGCTTTTTGTCGGCATCGCGCAGCGCTTCGCGCAATAAGCCCATTCTGGTGATCAAGAGTGGCCGTAGCCAGCAGGCGCAGCGCCTGCTCAATAGTCAGCAAGGGTTGGACGCGGCCTACGACGCGGCAATACAACGCGCCGGGCTGTTGCGGGTTCAGGACACTCATGAACTGTTTTCCGCGGTAGAAACCCTAAGCCACATGCATCCGCTGCGTGGCGAACGCCTGATGGTCGTCAGCAACGGCGCCGCGCCAGCGGCTATGGCGCTGGATGAACTGCTGCGTCGCAACGGCAAACTGGCGGTGCCGAGCGAAGCCACCCAGACAGCAATCGGCAACGTGCTGCCTGAGGTCATCCACCTCGGCAACCCGATCGATCTGCGTGACGACGCGACGCCGGCCCGCTATCTGGCCACGGTTGAAGCCCTGCTCGACAGTACGGATTACGATGCCTTGCTGTTGATCCACGCCCCCAGCGCCGCCGCACCGGGCACCGACACCGCCGAGACGCTGATTGACGCCATACGCCGCCATCCACGCGGCAAACGCATTACGCTGTTAACCAACTGGTGCGGCGAATACTCCTCGCAGGAGGCACGGCGGCTGTTTACCGAAGCGGGCATTCCCACCTACCGCACTCCGGAAGGGGCGGTGACGGCGTTTATGCATATGGTGGAGTATCGCCGCAATCAGAAGCAGTTGAAGGAAACGCCCGCGCTGCCCATCGGCCTGACGGCCAACACTGCCGAAGCACATCAGTTGATACACCAGGCGCTGGAGGAAGGCGCCAAGCAGCTCGACACCCACGAGGTACAACCGATCCTGCAAGCTTATGGTCTCAGCACGCTACCCACCTGGATTGCCGGCGACAGTGCCGAAGCGGTGCATATCGCCGAGCAGATCGGCTATCCGGTCGCATTGAAGCTGCGTTCGCCTGACATCCCGCACAAGTCGGAGGTTCAGGGTGTGATGCTGTATCTGCGCACCGCGGTTGAAGTGCAGCGCGCCGCAGACGCCATTCTCGATCGCGTCAAACGTACCTACCCGCAGGCCAGGATCCACGGCCTGTTGGTGCAAAGCATGGCGAATCGCGCTGGTGCGCAGGAGTTGCGCATCGCGGTGGAGCAGGATCCGATTTTCGGCCCACTGATTATGCTGGGCGAAGGCGGCCTTGAATGGCGTCAGGAAAATCAGGTGGCGGTTGCCCTGCCGCCGCTCAATATGGCACTGGCGCGCTATCTGGTGTTGCAGGCGGTAAAAGGCGGCAAGATCCGTGGGCGCAGCGCCTTGCGCCCGCTGGATATTCCTGGTCTGAGCCGGCTGCTGGTACAGGTTTCCAACCTGATCCTCGACTGCCCGGAAATCACCCGGCTGGATATTCACCCGGTACTGGCCGCTGGCGACGAATTCACCTTGCTCGACGTTTCAATGCAGCTGGCACCGTTTAGCGGCGATCCTCAGGCCCGGCTGGCGATCCGCCCCTATCCACATGAGCTGGAAGAAACCATCACGCTGAAAGACGGATCGCACTGCCTGTTCCGGCCGATCCTGCCGGAAGACGAACCGGCATTGAAACACTTTATCGATCGCGTCACCAAAGAAGATCTTTATTATCGCTATTTCAGTGAGATCAACGAGTTCACCCATGACGATTTGGCTAACATGACGCAGATCGACTACGATCGGGAGATGGCTTTTGTTGCCGTTCGCCAGGGGGAGGAAATTATCGGCGTAACGCGCGCGATGTCCGACCCCGACAACACCGATGCCGAATTCGCTGTCCTGGTGCGTTCCGACCTTAAGGGATTGGGACTGGGTCGCCAGCTGTTGGAAAAGCTGATCGGTTACGCCCACAGCCACGGCCTGTTGCGCCTGACCGGTATCACCATGCCGAATAATCGCGGTATGGTGGCGTTGGCCGAAAAGCTGGGCTTTGCGGTTGACGTACAGCTTGAAGACGGCATCGTCAATTTGACCCTGCCGCTACGGACTGGCACCGAGAAGTGA
- a CDS encoding methionine ABC transporter permease MetI — protein sequence MSEAMMWLMARGVWETVMMTFVSGFFGFVIGLPVGVLLYVTRPGQIIANPALYKVLSGLVNIFRSIPFIILLVWMIPFTRMIVGTSIGLQAAIVPLTVGAAPFIARMVENALLEIPSGLVEAARAMGATPMQIIKKVLLPEALPGLVNAATITLITLVGYSAMGGAVGAGGLGQIGYQYGYIGYNATVMNTVLILLVVLVYLIQFCGDRIVKTVTHK from the coding sequence ATGTCTGAGGCAATGATGTGGTTAATGGCGCGTGGCGTATGGGAAACCGTCATGATGACCTTTGTCTCGGGTTTCTTCGGTTTTGTCATCGGCTTGCCAGTTGGCGTGCTGCTGTACGTTACCCGCCCGGGACAAATCATCGCCAACCCGGCGCTGTATAAGGTGTTGTCGGGCCTGGTGAATATTTTCCGTTCGATACCCTTCATCATTTTACTGGTGTGGATGATTCCCTTTACCCGCATGATCGTGGGTACCTCGATTGGCCTGCAGGCGGCGATCGTTCCACTCACCGTTGGCGCTGCACCGTTTATCGCCCGCATGGTTGAAAACGCGCTGCTGGAAATCCCGTCCGGTCTGGTTGAGGCGGCACGCGCCATGGGGGCAACCCCGATGCAGATCATCAAGAAAGTGCTGCTGCCCGAAGCCTTGCCGGGTCTGGTCAACGCCGCCACCATCACCCTGATTACCCTGGTCGGCTATTCGGCGATGGGCGGTGCGGTCGGCGCCGGCGGCCTGGGGCAAATTGGTTATCAGTATGGATACATTGGTTATAACGCTACAGTTATGAATACGGTATTAATATTACTGGTAGTGCTGGTTTACCTGATCCAGTTCTGTGGCGATCGGATTGTTAAAACCGTTACCCATAAATAA
- a CDS encoding MetQ/NlpA family lipoprotein, whose product MSLKLKSIAAIGALIGTLALTGCGQDEKDPNHIKVGVIVGAEQQVAEVAQKVAKEKYGLDVELVTFNDYVLPNEALSKGDIDLNAFQHKPYLDQQIKDRGYKLVSVGSTFVYPIAGYSKKIKSLSELQPGSQIALPNDPTNLGRSLLLLQQEGLIKLKDGVGLLPTVLDVTENPKNLKLVELEAPQLPRSLDDQQIALAIINTTYASQIGLTPAKDGLFVEGKESPYVNLLVSREDNKDAENVKKFVQAYQSDEVNDAANKIFNGGAVKGW is encoded by the coding sequence ATGTCGTTAAAACTTAAATCCATCGCGGCAATCGGCGCACTGATCGGCACTCTGGCTCTGACAGGCTGCGGTCAGGATGAAAAAGATCCAAACCATATCAAAGTGGGCGTTATCGTCGGCGCCGAACAGCAGGTAGCGGAAGTCGCGCAAAAAGTCGCCAAAGAAAAATACGGTCTTGACGTTGAGCTGGTTACCTTCAACGATTACGTACTGCCAAACGAAGCGCTGAGCAAGGGCGATATCGACCTCAATGCCTTCCAGCACAAGCCTTACCTGGATCAGCAAATCAAGGATCGTGGTTATAAGCTGGTGTCGGTTGGCAGCACCTTCGTGTATCCGATTGCCGGTTACTCCAAAAAAATCAAATCGCTGAGCGAACTGCAACCGGGCTCGCAAATCGCCCTGCCTAACGATCCAACCAACCTGGGTCGTTCACTGCTGCTGCTGCAACAGGAAGGTTTGATCAAACTGAAAGACGGCGTTGGCCTGCTGCCAACCGTGCTGGATGTTACCGAGAACCCGAAAAACCTCAAGCTGGTCGAACTGGAAGCACCACAGCTGCCACGTTCACTGGACGATCAGCAGATCGCGCTGGCGATTATCAACACCACCTACGCCAGCCAGATTGGCCTGACTCCGGCAAAAGACGGTTTGTTCGTTGAAGGCAAAGAGTCTCCTTACGTCAACCTGCTGGTTTCCCGTGAAGATAACAAAGACGCAGAAAACGTGAAGAAATTCGTTCAGGCTTACCAGTCTGATGAAGTTAACGATGCTGCCAATAAAATCTTCAACGGCGGTGCGGTAAAAGGCTGGTAA
- a CDS encoding YfiM family lipoprotein has protein sequence MHLLRSTVLLPLLLLSGCSHWANDAWTGKDKAQHFIASATFAAAGSAYGDRQGWSEPHSRSFGLAFSIGLGAAKELYDSRAGGSGWSWKDFAWDVAGAATGYSLYHATR, from the coding sequence ATGCATTTGCTGCGATCGACTGTTTTGCTTCCCTTGTTGCTGCTCAGTGGCTGTAGCCATTGGGCCAACGACGCGTGGACGGGAAAAGACAAGGCACAACATTTCATCGCCTCCGCCACCTTTGCCGCCGCCGGCAGCGCTTATGGCGATCGCCAGGGCTGGAGTGAGCCTCATAGCCGCAGTTTCGGCCTGGCGTTTTCCATCGGTCTTGGTGCCGCCAAAGAGCTGTACGACAGTCGCGCAGGCGGTTCTGGCTGGAGCTGGAAGGACTTCGCCTGGGACGTGGCAGGCGCCGCAACCGGCTATAGTCTCTACCACGCCACCCGTTAA